In the Pontibacillus sp. HMF3514 genome, GCTAAAAGTTGTTGATGTTTCTCAGCTCCTGCCCATACCACTCTTGGTTGATGGGGGTTGCCAAAATGACCTAGTTCCCCAATTTTGATTTCAAATGAAGAGACTTGGATATCTTTGAGGTTTTCTCTTAATAAATGTATATTGTCTTCCTCCACAGCCCCTAGAAATTTCAATGTAATATGAAAATCCAACTCATGTGTCCAAACACCATAGGACAGATCTCTTTTCATTTGTTCCTGCCATTCTTTTAACCATGTACGTACATGCTCAGGCAAAGGAATTCCAATAAAATAATGTGAACTCATCTTTACACTCCTTCATACGATGTATTCCTTATAGGGGATTGCTTCATTGCTTCTTTCCGTACAACTAAAATTAAAACCATCCCTAGTAATGTCATACATGAGAAAAAAGCATACATCCAAAACACATTTAATACATCTAAAAGGATACCAGCTATAAATGTGAAGAAAGCATTCCCCATTCCATTACCGACTGCAGAATAAATTCCGACTGCAGTAGCTTGTACCTCTTTAGGTGCTGTTTGTCTTACAAATAGCAGAGCTGCGGGAATGTATAAACCTACAGAAATACCTTGAGCAATCGTCGTTGCATAAACCAGAGTGACATTAGGATCAAAAAAGTAAAATAACCATCTAGCAAACGAGATGAACGCACATAATAGCATTACAGGTATAACATCTAGACGGTTAATAATTTTTTGTGAGAGCTTCATAAACGGCGCTTCACTACCAGCCGCTAATAAAAATGCAATTCCTACTCCTGATAACGTACCGCCTACTGCTAAAATGAACTTACCAAAATAGTAATTGTTTGCTAGAACGGGTCCAAATATTAAGAAATTCGAACATAAGAAAATTAAAAAAGTCTTCTCTTTCATTAAGGTTTTAAATCCTTGTCGAAAATCAATTTGGACAGACTGACCGCGCTTCGGAAATGAGGTTAGAGCAAACACTGATAAAAGCATTCCTAAGCTAAAAGCGTAAAAGATCCACGTAAGCGATCCTGTCATATCGGTAATGTTTCCGACTACAAATACGGCTAACGCAAATCCAAGCGCTCCCCAAAGCCTTATATTCCCGTACTCTTTATCAAATTGCTGCACAAAATGTAGGGATAAACTATCTGATAATGGGACAATAGCTGATTGAAATAAAGCTACTCCAATAATGCCTAGAAATAAAAGAAGAAAACCATCTAACCAAGTGTAAAGCAAGGACATAATCCCAGCCATTACACCTGCAATCAATAAGAGTTGTCGTGGTTTTCTTGTATAATCACTAAGCATCCCCCAGACAGGTTGCAGGAAAATAGTTACTAATGGGATAGCTGCTACAATCATACCGATCTGTGTGTTATTCAGGTGTTTTTCGTTCTCTAAATATACCGATAGTAAAGGGAATAGTGATCCAAAGCCAAAAAACGTGAACAGGTAAAAGGCTTGGAAATAGCGATACGTTTTCTCTGAGTTTCCTACATTCATGTGTTCTAAATCCTCTCTAAGATGTATTACGTTGTGATAAGCTCATAAATGGCTTCAGCGTAAATATATGCCGCTTCCATAAGGTCGTTAATTAAAACATGCTCATCTGCATTGTGTGCTGTATCAGGACTATGAGAGAACATCGCACCATAGGCAACTCCCTGATTTAGGGCTCTAGCATAAGTCGCTCCACCAATTGAAAGGGGTTCTGCCTGTTCATTAGTGTTTCGATTATAGATATCTAGAAGTTTTTCTACGAAAGGATGATCTTTGGCCATATGAATAGCTTCTAAATGCTCAATTACATGAATACGTGCATCTTGATCAATCATATTGTTTTCGAATATTTGGAACCATTCTTGGAAGTTTTTCGTCACAGGATATCGAATATTTAGACCTAAAGTTAAGTCCTCACCTTTTAACTCGGCTGTTCCTACGTTAACCGTTAAAGGTCCTGAAACTTCATCCTCACAGGTGATGCCTAACCCTTCACCTCGACTATTTTGAAAAGCATCATCAATCCAATTCAACACGGACAATATAGAATTCGAGAGTGGTAATTCTTTTAAAAATGACACGATACCAAAGAAAGCATTATGACCATTGTTCGGTTCCATTGCATGGGCTGACTTTCCTGTAATTGTAATATGGATTTTGTCTCCGTCCATATGTACAGTTCCATCGTAAGGAGTTTGTTGGATAAAGTCTTCAAATAAAGAAACAGGATCACCTTCTCCATCCCATTTCAGAGAAGCTTGCGCTCGATACGGAACCATATTGAGCCGCTCTCCACCTTGAAGATGTAACAATTGAGCTGTAGCACCAGATTGGTTCATATCAAGCGTTTTTGTAACGTTTAAATCAATTAAACCTTTTTCAGCATGAATGACAGGGAACTTGGCATCAGGTGAAAAGCCTACCGAAGGCATTTCTTCTTTATCGAAATAATGTTTCATACAACCCCAGTTTCGTTCTTCATCTGTACCAAGAATTAAACGAACTCGCTTTTGAGGTTCCACTCCAAGATCTTTCAACCATTTCATAGCTAAAAAGGCAGCCATCACAGGCCCCTTATCGTCCTGAGCCCCACGCGCAAACAGCTTCCCATCTTTCACTACAGGCTCGAATGGACCATTTGTCCATCCCTCACCAGGAGGCACAACATCGAGGTGACCAAGAATACCGATTAATTCCTCTCCTTTGCCCCACTCAATGTGTCCTGCGTATCCATCAATATCATTTACTGAGAAACCTTCTTCTAATCCTAATGAAAGTGCATACTCCAAGGCTTTCTGAATGTTTTCTCCATAGGGTGCTCCCTCTCTTATCGAAGTTTCGTCATATGTACTAGGTATTTTCAGGAGCTCTGTTAAGCGATCAAGATAATAGGGTTGTAATTCATTTAATTGCTCTTTTGATAAACTTTTGTTCATGATTCATACTCCTTTAGAATTTGTTGATAAGTCTCTGGGTCACATATGGCATACAGTTTAGCCTCTAAAGGAATAGGTTTATCAAGCATTCGATTGACTCCTAAATCTTGACGGTCTGCAATAAGCGTAGCTCCTTTTTCAAGTAGATCATTAAATGCATCACGATACGTTTTCCAAGTTGGTTGAAGAGGGATATGATAAAGGTCATCACCGTGTGAGCGACGCATAAGCTGTCCGTATATACTAGAGATTCCTCTTGTAAATGCAGATCGTACTGCAAGAGATGAAATGGTCTCATGAGAAAATATAAATTCATCAATTTGTGCATGTTCAAAGTTTTTAATATGATCTTCCTCCATCACTTCAACGACTGTATGTACATGAGATGTCATCGATTCAACTGTTGAAGCGATTAACAGAGTCTTTCCATCGATCAACTGGTTATCGTGGATCTTTTCATCAGCAAAGATCAAGACAGCTTTCGCTTTTTCTACATTCGCTTTGTCTAATGTTTCTTTTGAGGATGCATTTCCACGTATGTAATGAATATTCTCTTCTAAGAGTGGTGCTTTTTCCAATTCGTCTATAATAATAATTTCAGAATCAGGATGCGTTTCAATAATTTCTTTTACTGCATATTGTGATTTTTTTGACCAGCCAATAATAATGTAATGATTCTCTTCTTTGTACACGATATTTCCTTCCTCCCTCTTTTTACGAAACATAGAAAGACCTTCGACAACTTTACCTATAACAACACCAATTAACCCGATACCCACGATGTATAGGAACATGGCAATAAGTCGCCCTCCTACTGAAACGGGCGAAAAATCCCCATACCCTACGGTTGTAACAGTTGTCATCACCCACCAAAAGCCATCAAAGACCGTTGGAAATGTTTCTGGTTCTACTAAAACAATTAAGATTGAAGACAAAGCAATGAGTAGTGTACTACTAATAAATAAAACCCGATTGTTCATTTTAATCATACGTAGCAATACTTTTCTTACAAAAATCATAACATCCTCCTTACTAGAATATGAATAACATGAATTCTCTGTAAATTTTAATGGATTTACTAGTTATTATACAACGAAATGTAGTAAAATTGACTTAACTTCCAAGATTCACGCACCACAACTCAAACAATCCCTAAGGAGTGGTTTTTTGAATCGTTCAACATCCCGAATGCTTAGCCGTGTTAAATCGATCTATTTATTTATTAGTGAGAACGGGACCGTAACAACGACTTCATTATCAGAGGAGTTTGGCATAACAGCTCGAACTGTTCAGAGAGACCTGCATGTGTTGCAATACAATGGACTCGTCACAAGTCCGTATCGTGGGAAGTGGACGACTACAGAGAAAAAAGTGAAAATATCATAGTAAAACGAATCACAAGGAATACTTATAAGAGTTATATAAAAACCCGGATTTGCTCCGGGTCTTTTTTTGTGTGCAATTTTCATGTTGTTTAATTAGTTTTTATGAATCCTCAGTTTTCTCCTGCCCTACACTATATAGAAACTCAATTTCCTCATCATTCAATTCACGATACTCTCCAGGCTCTAAATCATTATCAAGTTCTAATCCCGCCATACTTAACCTCTTCAGGAATGTCACACGTTTATCTACACTCTCAAACATTCGTTTCACCTGATGAAATTTACCTTCTGTAATAACAAGTTCAATTTCAGAGGTTGCTCCAGACTCAAGAATTTCTAATTCAGCTGGCTTGGTTTTATAACCATCATCTAGTGTTACACCTTTCTGAAAAGCATCTTGATCCTTTTCTGTTACCTCGCCATCTATCACAGCATAGTAGCGTTTCCCTACACCTTTTTTGGGAGATAACAACTGATGCGTGAGCTTTCCATCATTTGTTATCAATAAAAGTCCTTCGGTATCTTTATCGAGTCTCCCAACTGGGAAAGGTTCAAAAATTTGATCTTCTGGTTGCAAGATATCAATTACGGTCATATCACTCGCATCCTCTGTTGCTGAAATAAGACCTTGAGGTTTATTCATCATGATATAAATAAATTCTCGATATTCAACAGGTTCACCATGTACGGTAATCTCCTGTTCGTCTGGATTCACATGTGTTTTGGCATCTTTTATAGAGCTTCCATCCACTCGGACAACACCAGACTTTAATAACTTCTTTACTTCCTTCCGGGTCCCGAAGCCCATATTCGCTAAAACTTTATCGATTCTCACAACACGTTCCTCCTAATTTTTCTTTCTTTTCAAGAACCGATCGAGTACAGAAACTCGACCTCCTAATACACGCTCAAGCAGTGTTGTTTGATAGGTTAACCATAAATAGAATAAACCACCCACACCTGCACTAATAAATAACACCATTACAGCTGCAAAACGACCTTCTTCATAGCTAAGACCCACTATGCCAAGTAGCCACTTTGTAATACTTACAACGATCACCATAGCGAATGTGAGTATTAAAACTAATAAAGATCGCTTCAATAAAAGTCTATAAGGGAATGAAGCTGCAGCACGGATTTTCCAGAGGTTTAAAAGTACAGCTGTAATAACAGCTAACCCAGTACCAAATATGGCTCCCTTTGCACCAAATAAATGGATTAATGGAATGTTTAATGTTGCTTTAATTAGAAGCCCAGCTCCTAAACTAATCACAGCAAAACGTTGCTGATTGATCCCTTGTAAAATGGACGATGTTACTGTAAATAATCCATAGAAAAGAGCCACTGGTGCATACCAAGCTAATAAAGACCCCGTTAATGGGAGGTTGGTTCCGTCTACACCATAAAATGTTGCATAAGCTTCATAGGATAAGAGTGACATCCCAACTACTGCAGGTAAAATGAGCAAAACAATAATTTGCAGCGCTTGGTTAATTTGTCGATAAAGCTGCTTATGAGAGTCCTCTGTATAAGACTTCGTAATGGCTGGTAATAATGCCAAAGAAAGTCCTGTAGCTAGTGTCACTGGAATGATAACAAGTTTATGGCCATACAAATTGATAGCAGCATAAGCTGTTTCAGTGATATTCCCTAAACCTATATCAGCCATTGTTCGATTAAATGTAAATTGATCAATGAGTTGATAAAGAGGAGTAGCAATCCCTACAAGAACAAAAGGGCCTGCGTAGGCAAGTAGTTCTTTGTATAAATCTTTCATGGGAATGTTATAGCTTGTTTCCTGCTGTTCAACCTGGCTGTCTAGGTAAGGCTTACGCTTCCTCCAGTAAAACCAAAGTACCCCAACAGAAGCAATAGCACCAATAAAAGCTGCAAAAGAAGCAAACCCGACGGCTGTAGCATTCGAACCGTCATACACTTCAATTACTAAGAAAACAGCTATTAATAAAAAGGCTATACGTACAATCTGTTCAATTACTTGTGATACTGCAGTTGGTGCCATGGATTCATATCCTTGGAAAAATCCACGAACAATACTCATTGCTGGTATAATCAATAGAGCAAAACTGATCATGCGGATAACCATGGCCACATCTTCAATAGAGTTCCCCTTCAGTTGATCCGTAACAACAAGAGGTGCAATCGCACCAGCACTAAAATAAAGAAGTAGGAAAGCTAAAACTCCAGTTATGGACATGAATTGCAACCCGGACTTAAACATTCGCCGTCCCGTTTCATAATCCCCTAACGAGTTATATCTCGAAACAAATTTTGAAACAGCTAGCGGGACCCCTAGAGTTGAAAAGCTAATTAAGATATTATAAGGGGTGTATGCGTAGGACAACAATGCTCCACCTGTCTGTCCTACAAAGGATTCAAACGGGATCACGTAGATCATCCCTAAAAACTTTGATAAAAATGTTGCCGCTGTTAGCAACATTGTACCTTTTAAAAATTTCGAAACTGCCATATTTTCACCTGCATTTATTTGTAGAGTACAACGCATCTATTTTATCATAGATAAAGTGCATTCCGATTTCATTCTGATTACAAAATCAGATTTATTGAGCTAAAGTGGTCTACACTCGCTTAAGCAAATAGAAATTTGGAGCCAACAGGAACTGTAGCTCCAACGTACAATTTCCTATGCAATTAGAAGGGACGATTCAAAAACATGTATGATGTTACCGTAATTGGAGGAGGCCCCTCCGGATTAATGGCAGCCATTGCTGCTGCAGAACAAGGAGCCAATACATTACTCATAGATAAAGGTAAAAAACTTGGAAAGAAGCTAGCCATATCAGGTGGCGGACGTTGCAATGTTACCAACAATCTTCCCCAAGATGAAATTATTAAGCATATTCCAGGGAATGGTCGCTTTTTATATAGCGCTTTTTCTGTGTTTAATAACTACGATATTATGGAATTTTTTGAAAACCTAGGTGTAGCTTTAAAAGAAGAAGATCACGGGCGTATGTTTCCCGCAAGCAACAAAGCAAAAGACGTTGTAAATGCTTTGCTCACTCGATTAGATGAGTTAGGCGTAACTGTAAGGAAAAGCACAGACGTCAAAACAGTTGATTATGGGGACGAGCATCATGAGATTCAATTGAAGTCTGAGGAAACGATCCAAACCAAATCGGTTGTGATTTCAGTTGGAGGTACATCCGTCCCTCATACAGGGTCTACTGGCGATGGTTATGCTTGGGCTGAGAAAGCAGGTCACACTGTAACTGAGCTTTATCCAACTGAAGTACCTCTTATTTCTCAAGAACCATTTATTCAGGATAAACGTTTACAAGGTCTCTCCTTAAGAAATGTTGCGTTATCCGTATTAAATCCAAAAGGAAAAACAATCATCACACATCGCATGGACATGCTATTTACACACTTCGGAATTAGCGGCCCCGCTGTTTTACGTTGTTCTCAGTATGTAGTAAAAGAGTTTCGAAAAGGTAATCGTCCAGTGAATATGGTGATTGATAGCTATCCTGACCATAAAGAACATGAACTTTTAGAAGAAGCGCGTACCTTGTTAAACGAACACCCAAGAAAAAACGTTAAAAACATTTTAAAAGGATGGGCGCCAGAGCGATTCTTGGATCTCCTATTCGAACGTAATGAAATTGGTTTAGAAGATCGTGCTGCCAACACATCTCTTGAAAAACTTCGCGGTTTTGTTCATGACCTGAAACAATTTACATTTGAAGTTCATGATTCTCAGTCCATTGAAAAAGCATTCGTAACTGGGGGAGGCGTTTCTGTTAAAGAAGTAGTCCCTAACACGATGGCTTCCAAAGTTATGCCTAGATTATTTTTCAGTGGAGAAATTCTTGATATCCATGGTTACACAGGTGGCTACAATATTACCTCTGCCCTTGTAACCGGAAGAATTGCAGGCATATTTGCAGCTTACGATTCATTTGGTTAAATTTTCTCTTGAAAAACAGGTTTTTTTATGCTGTTTATTTATCTTTGAAGGAAATCCGTGTTATAGTATCTAATTAGGAAGAATGAAGGCAGCAATAAAGGGTATAGATAAGAAATAATCATTTACCCAATCAAAATTATACAAAATGTATATAAGCTTACATTGACTAGGAAGGGGAATTATACATGTCAGATGAAAATATGAAAGACAGCATCATTGATGCAGCCTTTACGAAGAAGAATGAGGAAGAAAGTGTAGAACAACCAGAGAAACCAGAAGTTAGTGAAGAAAATAAAGCTAAATTAGGCGACGTCGTAACTTTCCAGCGTGACGGTAAAGACCTTAAAGGCGTAGTTACTTCCGATAAATTAGAGAACTCTGTAGTTGTAGATATGACAATCATGGAAGATTTCAAAGAAAAAGATCTCGACTTTGAAAAAACTGTAGTTCGCCACGGGAAATATACGATTCAAGAACGTGCTGAAGAGAGTGAATAATTAAGAGAAAAACCGAGCTTCTTATAAAAGAAGCTCGGTTTTTTCTTGCTATTTTTTATGACATCCACTTCGGTGGGGTATTTTTGTCCCAATAAATTTCGCCAATTGGGTGATGCTCTTCAAAGGCATCTTGACTTAAGTGGTAGTGGAAATTAAACCAATATCCTTCCCCTGGTCGCTTATCCCGACGCACATGAAATCGAGCTAATTCTTGGTTTGAACGCTCATCATACAAACTAAAAATTTGCTCTCCATAACCTGCTGAAGGTTCTTCAGAGATACTGTAATAAGGTACTTCATCATCACTAGCTTGCGCTAAAATCGATTGAACAACATCTTCAATATTCGGTAAAATGTCTTTTTCAAAATCAACTTCCACTTTTTCAAAAATTCTAGGCCCTAATTTAGATACGGTTTGTTCTTTTGCTTGCTCTGTTATTGCACTTATATAAAATTCAGTAGAAGGAGGCTCTATATCATTCTGAGGTTCTTCTTCAATCGTGATATCTATAGGATCAGACGGTGTTTCCTTACCAGTAGAAATCGAATCATTATCTAAATTGCGTTCAGGTGAAATAACTTCATTCTTATCAGCCGCCTCTGCATCGAGATGGGTCGGCGGTATATATAACCCTAAGGTTAATATCGCAACAAATACAACGAATATTTTTCTGAACCAAGGTTTCATAGTGTAGCTCCCCTTATATGTACTTATTTAAATTCTACCACTTTTATTAAATCTGTCTATGAAACTATTGGATCTTTTTCAGAGTATTTCGTGAATAAAATCTCACCATCCATCTATAACAAAAGTACTTAAAAAGAGCCTCCTTTCATTGGAGGCTCTTCTTGTTTATCTACTTTTATTTAACTTCCTCAGGCACTTGTAACCCAAGTGCTTTAGCTACGCGCTCACCATAATCTGGGTCAGCCTTGTAGAAGTGTTTAATCTGACGAAGTTTAATTTCTTCTTTTCGCACTTCTTTCATAGAACCTACGATGTTGGATACCAGACGTTGTTTCTCATCTTCACTCATTAATCTATAAAGATTTCCTGGTTGAGTGTAATGGTCGTCATGATCATATGGTGTGCTATCTGCCAAGCCAGATACGGGATACGGCTGTTGTTTAGCTGCAGGATCTTCTACTGGGCGATCATAGCTATTAGGTTCATAGTTTTTGGAGCCACCACCATTATCATCAAAACGCATAGCACCATCACGTTGATAGTTATTCACTTCAGCTTTTGGACGGTTAACGGGTAGCGTTTCATAGTTTGCGCCTACACGATATCTATGCGCATCCGCATAAGCAAACAGACGACCTTGAAGCATTTTATCTGGAGAAACATCAATTCCAGGTACAAAGTTACCTGGGCTAAATGCCGCTTGTTCAATCTCCGCAAAATAGTTCTTCGGATTACGGTTTAACACCATTTTACCAACTTCAATTAGTGGATAGTCATCATGTGG is a window encoding:
- a CDS encoding polysaccharide biosynthesis protein; the protein is MAVSKFLKGTMLLTAATFLSKFLGMIYVIPFESFVGQTGGALLSYAYTPYNILISFSTLGVPLAVSKFVSRYNSLGDYETGRRMFKSGLQFMSITGVLAFLLLYFSAGAIAPLVVTDQLKGNSIEDVAMVIRMISFALLIIPAMSIVRGFFQGYESMAPTAVSQVIEQIVRIAFLLIAVFLVIEVYDGSNATAVGFASFAAFIGAIASVGVLWFYWRKRKPYLDSQVEQQETSYNIPMKDLYKELLAYAGPFVLVGIATPLYQLIDQFTFNRTMADIGLGNITETAYAAINLYGHKLVIIPVTLATGLSLALLPAITKSYTEDSHKQLYRQINQALQIIVLLILPAVVGMSLLSYEAYATFYGVDGTNLPLTGSLLAWYAPVALFYGLFTVTSSILQGINQQRFAVISLGAGLLIKATLNIPLIHLFGAKGAIFGTGLAVITAVLLNLWKIRAAASFPYRLLLKRSLLVLILTFAMVIVVSITKWLLGIVGLSYEEGRFAAVMVLFISAGVGGLFYLWLTYQTTLLERVLGGRVSVLDRFLKRKKN
- a CDS encoding NAD(P)/FAD-dependent oxidoreductase, whose translation is MYDVTVIGGGPSGLMAAIAAAEQGANTLLIDKGKKLGKKLAISGGGRCNVTNNLPQDEIIKHIPGNGRFLYSAFSVFNNYDIMEFFENLGVALKEEDHGRMFPASNKAKDVVNALLTRLDELGVTVRKSTDVKTVDYGDEHHEIQLKSEETIQTKSVVISVGGTSVPHTGSTGDGYAWAEKAGHTVTELYPTEVPLISQEPFIQDKRLQGLSLRNVALSVLNPKGKTIITHRMDMLFTHFGISGPAVLRCSQYVVKEFRKGNRPVNMVIDSYPDHKEHELLEEARTLLNEHPRKNVKNILKGWAPERFLDLLFERNEIGLEDRAANTSLEKLRGFVHDLKQFTFEVHDSQSIEKAFVTGGGVSVKEVVPNTMASKVMPRLFFSGEILDIHGYTGGYNITSALVTGRIAGIFAAYDSFG
- the pepV gene encoding dipeptidase PepV, with amino-acid sequence MNKSLSKEQLNELQPYYLDRLTELLKIPSTYDETSIREGAPYGENIQKALEYALSLGLEEGFSVNDIDGYAGHIEWGKGEELIGILGHLDVVPPGEGWTNGPFEPVVKDGKLFARGAQDDKGPVMAAFLAMKWLKDLGVEPQKRVRLILGTDEERNWGCMKHYFDKEEMPSVGFSPDAKFPVIHAEKGLIDLNVTKTLDMNQSGATAQLLHLQGGERLNMVPYRAQASLKWDGEGDPVSLFEDFIQQTPYDGTVHMDGDKIHITITGKSAHAMEPNNGHNAFFGIVSFLKELPLSNSILSVLNWIDDAFQNSRGEGLGITCEDEVSGPLTVNVGTAELKGEDLTLGLNIRYPVTKNFQEWFQIFENNMIDQDARIHVIEHLEAIHMAKDHPFVEKLLDIYNRNTNEQAEPLSIGGATYARALNQGVAYGAMFSHSPDTAHNADEHVLINDLMEAAYIYAEAIYELITT
- the thpR gene encoding RNA 2',3'-cyclic phosphodiesterase; amino-acid sequence: MSSHYFIGIPLPEHVRTWLKEWQEQMKRDLSYGVWTHELDFHITLKFLGAVEEDNIHLLRENLKDIQVSSFEIKIGELGHFGNPHQPRVVWAGAEKHQQLLALQKEVEVACENLGFPPEKRSYNPHITLAKKWRGDKELDQKLEALYDHLNRVDSITVDHFTLFKIHPKSNQKYEAIQRFPLQGNK
- a CDS encoding TrkA family potassium uptake protein codes for the protein MIFVRKVLLRMIKMNNRVLFISSTLLIALSSILIVLVEPETFPTVFDGFWWVMTTVTTVGYGDFSPVSVGGRLIAMFLYIVGIGLIGVVIGKVVEGLSMFRKKREEGNIVYKEENHYIIIGWSKKSQYAVKEIIETHPDSEIIIIDELEKAPLLEENIHYIRGNASSKETLDKANVEKAKAVLIFADEKIHDNQLIDGKTLLIASTVESMTSHVHTVVEVMEEDHIKNFEHAQIDEFIFSHETISSLAVRSAFTRGISSIYGQLMRRSHGDDLYHIPLQPTWKTYRDAFNDLLEKGATLIADRQDLGVNRMLDKPIPLEAKLYAICDPETYQQILKEYES
- a CDS encoding MFS transporter, which produces MNVGNSEKTYRYFQAFYLFTFFGFGSLFPLLSVYLENEKHLNNTQIGMIVAAIPLVTIFLQPVWGMLSDYTRKPRQLLLIAGVMAGIMSLLYTWLDGFLLLFLGIIGVALFQSAIVPLSDSLSLHFVQQFDKEYGNIRLWGALGFALAVFVVGNITDMTGSLTWIFYAFSLGMLLSVFALTSFPKRGQSVQIDFRQGFKTLMKEKTFLIFLCSNFLIFGPVLANNYYFGKFILAVGGTLSGVGIAFLLAAGSEAPFMKLSQKIINRLDVIPVMLLCAFISFARWLFYFFDPNVTLVYATTIAQGISVGLYIPAALLFVRQTAPKEVQATAVGIYSAVGNGMGNAFFTFIAGILLDVLNVFWMYAFFSCMTLLGMVLILVVRKEAMKQSPIRNTSYEGV
- a CDS encoding DeoR family transcriptional regulator, whose translation is MNRSTSRMLSRVKSIYLFISENGTVTTTSLSEEFGITARTVQRDLHVLQYNGLVTSPYRGKWTTTEKKVKIS
- a CDS encoding pseudouridine synthase → MRIDKVLANMGFGTRKEVKKLLKSGVVRVDGSSIKDAKTHVNPDEQEITVHGEPVEYREFIYIMMNKPQGLISATEDASDMTVIDILQPEDQIFEPFPVGRLDKDTEGLLLITNDGKLTHQLLSPKKGVGKRYYAVIDGEVTEKDQDAFQKGVTLDDGYKTKPAELEILESGATSEIELVITEGKFHQVKRMFESVDKRVTFLKRLSMAGLELDNDLEPGEYRELNDEEIEFLYSVGQEKTEDS
- a CDS encoding YpjP family protein, with product MKPWFRKIFVVFVAILTLGLYIPPTHLDAEAADKNEVISPERNLDNDSISTGKETPSDPIDITIEEEPQNDIEPPSTEFYISAITEQAKEQTVSKLGPRIFEKVEVDFEKDILPNIEDVVQSILAQASDDEVPYYSISEEPSAGYGEQIFSLYDERSNQELARFHVRRDKRPGEGYWFNFHYHLSQDAFEEHHPIGEIYWDKNTPPKWMS